From the Arvicola amphibius chromosome 2, mArvAmp1.2, whole genome shotgun sequence genome, one window contains:
- the Clec2l gene encoding C-type lectin domain family 2 member L isoform X2, translated as MEPAREPPARTRPPPPASRPAPAAPRPRSPAEAEARGPEGLLRRSGSGYEGSTSWKAALEASKGCIKCETPCPEDWLLYGRKCYYFSEEPRDWNTGRQYCQTHEAALAVVQSQKELEFMFKFTRREPWIGLRRVGDDFHWVNGDPFDPDTFSISGMGECVFVEPTRLVSTECLATRPWVCSKMAYT; from the exons ATGGAGCCGGCCCGGGAGCCCCCCGCGCGCACCCGCCCGCCGCCCCCCGCCTCGCGCCCCGCGCCAGCTGCACCTAGGCCGCGCTCGCCGGCTGAGGCCGAGGCCCGTGGCCCAGAGGGGTTGCTGCGGCGATCGGGGTCAGGGTACGAGGGCAGCACCAGCTGGAAGGCGGCCTTGGAGG CTTCCAAAGGCTGCATCAAGTGTGAGACGCCCTGCccagaggactggctgctctacGGAAGGAAATGCTACTACTTCTCAGAGGAGCCTAGAGACTGGAACACGGGCAGGCAATACTGCCAAACCCACGAAGCAGCACTGGCTGTGGTCCAAAGCCAGAAGGAACTG GAATTTATGTTCAAGTTCACACGGAGGGAGCCCTGGATTGGCCTGCGCAGAGTTGGAGACGACTTCCACTGGGTCAACGGGGACCCGTTTGACCCAGACAC GTTCTCCATCTCGGGTATGGGCGAGTGCGTCTTCGTGGAGCCCACCAGGCTGGTGTCAACGGAGTGTCTGGCAACCCGGCCCTGGGTGTGCAGCAAGATGGCCTACACgtga
- the Clec2l gene encoding C-type lectin domain family 2 member L isoform X1, with protein MEPAREPPARTRPPPPASRPAPAAPRPRSPAEAEARGPEGLLRRSGSGYEGSTSWKAALEDTTTRLLLGAIAVLLFAILVVMSILASKGCIKCETPCPEDWLLYGRKCYYFSEEPRDWNTGRQYCQTHEAALAVVQSQKELEFMFKFTRREPWIGLRRVGDDFHWVNGDPFDPDTFSISGMGECVFVEPTRLVSTECLATRPWVCSKMAYT; from the exons ATGGAGCCGGCCCGGGAGCCCCCCGCGCGCACCCGCCCGCCGCCCCCCGCCTCGCGCCCCGCGCCAGCTGCACCTAGGCCGCGCTCGCCGGCTGAGGCCGAGGCCCGTGGCCCAGAGGGGTTGCTGCGGCGATCGGGGTCAGGGTACGAGGGCAGCACCAGCTGGAAGGCGGCCTTGGAGG ATACCACCACACGCCTGCTGCTGGGGGCCATTGCGGTCCTCCTGTTCGCCATCCTGGTGGTGATGAGCATCTTGG CTTCCAAAGGCTGCATCAAGTGTGAGACGCCCTGCccagaggactggctgctctacGGAAGGAAATGCTACTACTTCTCAGAGGAGCCTAGAGACTGGAACACGGGCAGGCAATACTGCCAAACCCACGAAGCAGCACTGGCTGTGGTCCAAAGCCAGAAGGAACTG GAATTTATGTTCAAGTTCACACGGAGGGAGCCCTGGATTGGCCTGCGCAGAGTTGGAGACGACTTCCACTGGGTCAACGGGGACCCGTTTGACCCAGACAC GTTCTCCATCTCGGGTATGGGCGAGTGCGTCTTCGTGGAGCCCACCAGGCTGGTGTCAACGGAGTGTCTGGCAACCCGGCCCTGGGTGTGCAGCAAGATGGCCTACACgtga